In a genomic window of Comamonadaceae bacterium OTU4NAUVB1:
- a CDS encoding RNA methyltransferase, with amino-acid sequence MTPVEPTHVRSRDNPLLKDLRKLAQDAGAYRKLGRVWLEGDHLCRAARERGLRPGIAVFSETFWARGRFEWGGVSDRLVVVADDLLAGISGLESPAPMGFVLDLPARPALQPDAATVVLDRLQDAGNVGSILRSAGAFGFSQVVALKGTAALWSPKVLRAGMGAHFGLRLIEVASPDELQALSVPLLVTSSHGGEFLHRTTLPWPCAWVLGHEGQGVSPALEARAALRIRIAQPGGEESLNVAAAAAICLHASGSSR; translated from the coding sequence ATGACGCCGGTCGAGCCGACCCACGTCCGTTCGCGCGACAACCCGCTGCTCAAGGACCTGCGCAAGCTGGCGCAGGACGCGGGCGCCTACCGCAAGCTCGGGCGCGTCTGGCTGGAAGGCGACCACCTCTGCCGCGCGGCGCGCGAGCGCGGCCTGCGGCCGGGCATCGCGGTGTTCTCCGAGACGTTCTGGGCCCGGGGTCGCTTCGAATGGGGCGGTGTCTCGGACCGGCTGGTGGTCGTCGCCGACGACCTGCTCGCCGGCATCAGCGGGCTGGAATCGCCCGCGCCGATGGGCTTCGTCTTGGACCTGCCGGCGCGGCCGGCGCTGCAGCCGGACGCGGCCACGGTGGTGCTCGACCGCCTGCAGGACGCCGGCAACGTCGGCTCCATCCTTCGCAGTGCCGGGGCGTTCGGCTTCTCCCAGGTGGTCGCGCTCAAGGGCACGGCGGCGCTGTGGTCGCCCAAGGTGCTTCGCGCGGGCATGGGCGCGCACTTCGGTCTGCGGCTGATCGAGGTGGCTTCGCCCGACGAACTCCAGGCGCTGTCCGTGCCGCTGCTGGTGACGAGTTCGCATGGCGGCGAGTTCCTCCACCGCACGACGTTGCCCTGGCCCTGTGCCTGGGTGTTGGGGCACGAGGGGCAGGGCGTCTCGCCCGCGCTCGAAGCCCGCGCGGCACTGCGCATCCGCATCGCGCAACCCGGTGGCGAGGAGTCGCTCAACGTGGCCGCGGCGGCGGCGATCTGCCTGCACGCGAGCGGTTCGTCGCGCTGA
- the rnhB gene encoding ribonuclease HII — MPSKKFLRAEQALLAWDAPGLVAGVDEAGRGPLAGPVVAAAVILDERRPIPGLADSKTLSARQRERLGEQILARALCCSVAQATVEEIDTHNILQATLIAMRRAVEGLRLKPVKVLVDGNRLPRLDVLAEAIVRGDARVRAISAASILAKVHRDRLCQDLHQEFPHYGFAGHKGYGTKAHLDALLRHGACIHHRRSFGPVAAALARGPLEVRSVGDPVVPGVAGVATLETAR, encoded by the coding sequence ATGCCATCGAAAAAGTTCTTGCGGGCTGAGCAGGCCTTGCTCGCGTGGGACGCGCCGGGGCTGGTGGCCGGTGTCGACGAGGCCGGACGCGGTCCGCTGGCCGGTCCGGTCGTGGCCGCGGCGGTGATCCTCGACGAGCGTCGCCCGATCCCCGGGCTGGCCGATTCCAAGACGCTGAGCGCGCGCCAGCGCGAACGTCTGGGCGAGCAGATCCTGGCGCGCGCGCTGTGCTGCTCGGTGGCCCAGGCGACGGTCGAGGAGATCGACACGCACAACATCCTGCAGGCCACCCTGATCGCCATGCGCCGCGCGGTCGAGGGCCTGCGGCTGAAGCCGGTCAAGGTGCTGGTCGACGGCAACCGCCTGCCGCGCCTCGACGTGCTGGCCGAGGCCATCGTGCGCGGCGATGCGCGCGTGCGCGCCATTTCGGCCGCCTCGATCCTCGCCAAGGTGCATCGCGACCGGCTCTGCCAGGACCTGCACCAGGAATTTCCGCACTACGGTTTCGCCGGCCACAAGGGCTATGGCACGAAGGCTCATCTCGATGCGCTGCTGCGTCACGGTGCCTGCATCCACCACCGCCGATCCTTCGGCCCCGTCGCGGCGGCGCTGGCGCGTGGACCGCTCGAGGTCCGGTCCGTCGGCGATCCGGTCGTCCCAGGGGTGGCGGGTGTCGCGACGCTGGAGACCGCGCGATGA